Proteins from one Apis cerana isolate GH-2021 linkage group LG11, AcerK_1.0, whole genome shotgun sequence genomic window:
- the LOC107997244 gene encoding protein yellow isoform X1, which translates to MARKRKSIESSEWSKNSWISTSLAKKSNSYSFVSPTHSFTYNLENSNPNHEHSMVQKICRDSGSSSTSMANVVPWLLSICLFGLQEIAIQPGSNALSRNLETSGQRSVSSGFRSSLRNYKTLISSHDELPGHINCDSSKFDEDLMNKLPTTPEYNNHLYGSTPDSRDYFSRPFEKRLHSRLPGRNFNLLRTDANSVNELESHGFNYDPGRGHIEDDYVGPAMELVYAWSTIDYTYDSIEARDSAIFDGDFIAENNLPLGLEVWRDKVFITLPKWKDGIPVTLSTVPKHSKTKSPKLRPYPNWEWHTVGNCDGLTSVFRIQVDECDRLWVLDSGKVDIAKGGNLACPPAIFIFDLTTDTLIRKYIIPNEQVKEDSLYTNIVVDIRNEDCGSAIAYISDVFRYGLLVYDFFKDSSFRIQHHFFYPDPLASKYEIHGLKFQWTDGIFGMALSPVDIHDDRTLFFHPMSSFREFAVSTSILGDKKTAEENTDYFMPIGRPRAKDYGHSSGSVIDRNGVMFFNMVTRDSVWCWDTRKEYIPQNLGVIGTSNLSLVFPNDIKVDHEYDQNVWVLSNKLAMYLYGSIDSSKINYRIFKANVKEAVKDTVCDPNYVVPGSEHGYDEIC; encoded by the exons ATggcgagaaaaaggaaaagcatTGAATCCAGTGAATGGTCTAAAAATTCATGGATATCTACAAGCCTTGCCAAAAAATCAAATAGTTATTCATTCGTATCTCCTACTCATTCTTTCACTTATAACTTGGAAAATTCTAATCCAAACCATGAACATTCTATGGTTCAAAAAATATGTAGAGACAGTGGTTCATCCAGTACAA gTATGGCGAATGTGGTTCCGTGGCTGCTATCAATATGCCTGTTTGGCCTGCAGGAGATCGCGATCCAACCTGGAAGCAATGCGCTTTCACGCAATCTTGAAACAAGCGGTCAGAGAAGTGTGTCTTCGGGCTTTCGCTCG TCtttaagaaattacaaaaCCTTGATATCGAGTCATGACGAGCTTCCTGGCCACATAAATTGCGACTCATCCAAGTTTGACGAGGATTTGATGAACAAATTGCCCACCACTCCAGAATACAACAATCATCTTTATGGCTCAACACCAGATTCGAGAGATTATTTTTCGAGGCCTTTCGAGAAAAGATTGCATTCGAGGTTACCCGGAAGAAATTTCAACTTACTCAGGACAGATGCAAATTCGGTAAATGAACTAGAGTCTCATGGGTTTAATTACGATCCAGGTCGTGGACACATCGAAGACGATTATGTTGGTCCCGCTATGGAATTA GTTTACGCGTGGTCCACTATCGATTATACTTATGACAGTATCGAAGCTCGAGATTCGGCTATCTTCGATGGAGATTTTATAgctgaaaataatttaccttTGGGACTCGAAGTTTGGAGAGATAAAGTGTTCATTACTCTTCCAAAATGGAAAGATGGTATTCCAGTCACGTTGAGTACCGTACCCAAACATTCGAAGACAAAAAGTCCAAAATTGAGACCTTATCCAAACTGGGAATGGCATACAGTAG ggAACTGCGATGGATTAACTTCCGTCTTCAGAATTCAAGTGGACGAATGCGATCGTCTTTGGGTCTTAGACTCTGGTAAAGTGGATATAGCGAAAGGAGGCAACCTGGCTTGTCCTCCAGCGATCTTTATCTTTGATTTAACCACAGATACTCTTATCAGAAAGTACATTATACCAAACGAACAAGTAAAAGAAGACTCCTTGTATACCAATATCGTTGTAGATATCAGAAACGAGGATTGTGGCTCAGCAATAGCTTACATCTCCGACGTGTTCCGTTATGGATTGTTAGTATATGATTTCTTCAAAGACTCCTCTTTCAGAATTCAACATCATTTCTTCTATCCTGATCCTTTGGCTtctaaatatgaaattcatgGTTTAAAATTCCAATGGACAGACGGAATTTTTGGAATGGCACTAAGTCCAGTGGATATTCACGATGACAGAACGCTATTCTTTCATCCTATGTCTAGTTTTAGAGAATTTGCTGTTTCCACGTCTATTCTTGGGGACAAGAAGACAGCTGAAGAAAATACTGATTACTTCATGCCTATTGGCAGACCCAGAGCCAAAGATTATGGTCATTCTTCAGGTTCTGTGATTGATAGAAATGGAGTAATGTTCTTTAACATGGTGACTAGAGATTCTGTCTGGTGTTGGGATACCAGAAAAGAATACATACCTCAAAATCTTGGTGTCATAGGTACCAGTAATTTATCTTTGGTCTTTCCAAATGATATCAAGGTTGACCATGAATATGATCAAAATGTATGGGTGCTCTCTAATAAATTAGCTATGTATCTTTACGGAAGCATCGATAGCAGCAAGATTAACTATAGAATATTCAAAGCCAATGTCAAAGAAGCTGTCAAAGACACTGTTTGCGATCCTAATTACGTTGTGCCTGGTTCTGAACATGGTTATGacgaaatttgttga
- the LOC107997244 gene encoding protein yellow isoform X2, which produces MANVVPWLLSICLFGLQEIAIQPGSNALSRNLETSGQRSVSSGFRSSLRNYKTLISSHDELPGHINCDSSKFDEDLMNKLPTTPEYNNHLYGSTPDSRDYFSRPFEKRLHSRLPGRNFNLLRTDANSVNELESHGFNYDPGRGHIEDDYVGPAMELVYAWSTIDYTYDSIEARDSAIFDGDFIAENNLPLGLEVWRDKVFITLPKWKDGIPVTLSTVPKHSKTKSPKLRPYPNWEWHTVGNCDGLTSVFRIQVDECDRLWVLDSGKVDIAKGGNLACPPAIFIFDLTTDTLIRKYIIPNEQVKEDSLYTNIVVDIRNEDCGSAIAYISDVFRYGLLVYDFFKDSSFRIQHHFFYPDPLASKYEIHGLKFQWTDGIFGMALSPVDIHDDRTLFFHPMSSFREFAVSTSILGDKKTAEENTDYFMPIGRPRAKDYGHSSGSVIDRNGVMFFNMVTRDSVWCWDTRKEYIPQNLGVIGTSNLSLVFPNDIKVDHEYDQNVWVLSNKLAMYLYGSIDSSKINYRIFKANVKEAVKDTVCDPNYVVPGSEHGYDEIC; this is translated from the exons ATGGCGAATGTGGTTCCGTGGCTGCTATCAATATGCCTGTTTGGCCTGCAGGAGATCGCGATCCAACCTGGAAGCAATGCGCTTTCACGCAATCTTGAAACAAGCGGTCAGAGAAGTGTGTCTTCGGGCTTTCGCTCG TCtttaagaaattacaaaaCCTTGATATCGAGTCATGACGAGCTTCCTGGCCACATAAATTGCGACTCATCCAAGTTTGACGAGGATTTGATGAACAAATTGCCCACCACTCCAGAATACAACAATCATCTTTATGGCTCAACACCAGATTCGAGAGATTATTTTTCGAGGCCTTTCGAGAAAAGATTGCATTCGAGGTTACCCGGAAGAAATTTCAACTTACTCAGGACAGATGCAAATTCGGTAAATGAACTAGAGTCTCATGGGTTTAATTACGATCCAGGTCGTGGACACATCGAAGACGATTATGTTGGTCCCGCTATGGAATTA GTTTACGCGTGGTCCACTATCGATTATACTTATGACAGTATCGAAGCTCGAGATTCGGCTATCTTCGATGGAGATTTTATAgctgaaaataatttaccttTGGGACTCGAAGTTTGGAGAGATAAAGTGTTCATTACTCTTCCAAAATGGAAAGATGGTATTCCAGTCACGTTGAGTACCGTACCCAAACATTCGAAGACAAAAAGTCCAAAATTGAGACCTTATCCAAACTGGGAATGGCATACAGTAG ggAACTGCGATGGATTAACTTCCGTCTTCAGAATTCAAGTGGACGAATGCGATCGTCTTTGGGTCTTAGACTCTGGTAAAGTGGATATAGCGAAAGGAGGCAACCTGGCTTGTCCTCCAGCGATCTTTATCTTTGATTTAACCACAGATACTCTTATCAGAAAGTACATTATACCAAACGAACAAGTAAAAGAAGACTCCTTGTATACCAATATCGTTGTAGATATCAGAAACGAGGATTGTGGCTCAGCAATAGCTTACATCTCCGACGTGTTCCGTTATGGATTGTTAGTATATGATTTCTTCAAAGACTCCTCTTTCAGAATTCAACATCATTTCTTCTATCCTGATCCTTTGGCTtctaaatatgaaattcatgGTTTAAAATTCCAATGGACAGACGGAATTTTTGGAATGGCACTAAGTCCAGTGGATATTCACGATGACAGAACGCTATTCTTTCATCCTATGTCTAGTTTTAGAGAATTTGCTGTTTCCACGTCTATTCTTGGGGACAAGAAGACAGCTGAAGAAAATACTGATTACTTCATGCCTATTGGCAGACCCAGAGCCAAAGATTATGGTCATTCTTCAGGTTCTGTGATTGATAGAAATGGAGTAATGTTCTTTAACATGGTGACTAGAGATTCTGTCTGGTGTTGGGATACCAGAAAAGAATACATACCTCAAAATCTTGGTGTCATAGGTACCAGTAATTTATCTTTGGTCTTTCCAAATGATATCAAGGTTGACCATGAATATGATCAAAATGTATGGGTGCTCTCTAATAAATTAGCTATGTATCTTTACGGAAGCATCGATAGCAGCAAGATTAACTATAGAATATTCAAAGCCAATGTCAAAGAAGCTGTCAAAGACACTGTTTGCGATCCTAATTACGTTGTGCCTGGTTCTGAACATGGTTATGacgaaatttgttga
- the LOC107997202 gene encoding uncharacterized protein LOC107997202: MPNFLGRLFGISYKTERLIMNILGLVNSTLDWSPIKWRNKLEQIWNLSLSQGTLIFDTIGEDTIKTALSWIVITRIIIAHVYTISYLTNIYPILTSTRPNLLLPWLILSFFKNVVLEVIVIAIGLLLWYDKRFSLTIFLEFVLVKVIPLIIFSYVWYSNSCLFMELRHMEKQRTLRRTMRSDSNLIAARICFKIGDSKYRTRSLMTLISCDSYDTYDTHDTISRIIDDTTLTPAQKTMRILGLTEQDIVDARSRKKEREIFRRLTEEEDDIPDNTILSGYFFISNYDLTNKLRNEKPVEDEKNEETMDEETIDKYKKDEVKTDMKEHEDDQTRIYEHDTINTNECEEDQVTINEYYKDDITLFVSSKNEILSEKISENQIMIDEKYDDNMKVISDTYSAVSSLTLIKYI, translated from the exons ATGCCTAATTTCCTCGGACGTCTCTTtggaatttcttataaaactgAACGATTGATAATGAACATTTTAGGTTTG GTTAATAGCACACTAGATTGGAGTCCCATTAAATGGAGAAACAAGCTCGAACAAATATGGAACTTGTCCTTATCGCAGGGAACCCTTATTTTTGATACTATTGGAGAGGATACGATTAAAACTG CTTTATCATGGATCGTAATCACACGAATTATTATCGCCCATGTGTATACGATCTCTTATCTGACAAACATTTATCCCATATTAACATCTACTCGTCCGAACTTGTTACTACCCTGGTTGATCCTGAGCTTCTTCAAAAATGTCGTGCTGGAAGTAATCGTAATAGCTATTGGCCTTTTGCTTTGGTACGACAAGAGATTCTCGTTAACCATTTTCCTTGAATTCGTCCTTGTGAAGGTCATTCCTTTGA TAATTTTCAGTTATGTCTGGTACTCTAACTCCTGTCTATTTATGGAACTACGTCACATGGAGAAACAACGAACACTGAGAAGAACCATGAGAAGCGATTCGAATCTGATCGCTGCTCGCATCTGCTTCAAAATAGGTGATTCGAAGTACAGAACACGGTCTCTGATGACCTTGATATCCTGTGACAGTTATGATACTTACGATACACACGATACCATCTCGCGAATCATCGACGATACCACGTTAACGCCCGCCCAAAAGACGATGAGAATCCTTGGATTGACCGAACAGGATATTGTGGACGCAcgttcaagaaaaaaagaaagggaaatttttagaagattaacagaagaagaagacgataTTCCTGACAATACTATTCTATCaggatattttttcatcagtAATTACgatttaacgaataaattaagaaatgagAAACCAGTGGAAGATGAGAAGAATGAAGAAACGATGGATGAAGAAACTAtagataagtataaaaaagatGAAGTTAAGACGGACATGAAGGAACATGAAGATGATCAG ACAAGAATATATGAACATGATActataaatacaaatgaatgTGAAGAAGATCAAGTTacgataaatgaatattacaaaGATGATATCACATTATTTGTTAGTtcaaagaatgaaattttgagcGAGAAAATTTCAGAGAATCAAATTATGATTGACGaaaaatatgatgataatATGAAAGTTATCAGTGACACTTATAGTGCAGTGAGTTCATTAactctaataaaatatatataa
- the LOC133666883 gene encoding uncharacterized protein PF3D7_1120600-like — protein MHQYSNSQDIKNNSFEKINLPVDQQPQEIKNNSFKITNLSMDQRSSTKKRGGTNSSEINNTKQMKLCPSYHNEFSYCCSSRKQDLFKSSSNTRQMVEKSSSPVKIQDLFKCNCIVDEYLTKEKIEEYCLSGIETMRTSTPNKSIDKEKMIKNIEDLNNSKNTNYHSCLNDSIDFNRSQKIDFTASNAFPLIEKLLQNNPNMLMNIKNEAQKLENVYMLNKSMQEVFYTAQNTVSNSMQNLSDIVKDLTVTNNVVTNIENLKTVEPEEKKTKLKTEKEILKTMVSLSVVDNEMNVSSIQKNNLSSSKLNIVKNTLSINMPNKINVPEYSFGDAKIQKFFQDSMKVFDGCYEKDFANNSELQCLLQQLDKKWNMYPDQSDQEVLISSLIPLNQKDQVNHSIQIQDSKIASVSNFDRIKRYARIQKFSLLI, from the exons ATGCACCAATATTCAAATtctcaagatattaaaaacaattctttcgaaaaaataaatctgccAGTGGATCAACAGCcacaagaaattaaaaacaattctttCAAGATAACAAATCTGTCAATGGACCAACGTTCATCGACAAAGAAGAGGGGAGGAACAAATTCCTCGGAGATAAATAACACGAAGCAAATGAAATTATGTCCATCCTATCACAACGAATTCAGCTATTGTTGCTCTTCAAGAAAACAAGATTTATTCAAGTCTTCTTCGAACACTCGACAAATGGTGGAAAAATCTAGCAGCCCTGTGaaaattcaagatttatttaaatgcaaCTGCATTGTAGATGAATATTTgactaaagaaaaaatagaggaGTATTGTTTGTCAGGCATAGAAACGATGAGGACCTCTACGCCTAATAAAAGTATTGACaaagagaaaatgataaagaatatagaggatttaaataattccaaaaatacgAATTATCATTCATGTTTGAACGATTCCATTGATTTTAATCGAAGTCAAAAGATAGATTTTACAGCGAGTAACGCATTTcctttgatagaaaaattgttgcaAAATAATCCTAATATGttgatgaatattaaaaatgaggctcaaaaattggaaaatgtttATATGTTAAACAAGTCAATGCAGGAAGTTTTCTATACAGCACAGAATACCGTGTCAAATAGCATGCAAAATTTATCAGATATTGTTAAAGATTTAACTGTGACGAACAATGTTgtaacaaatattgaaaatttaaaaacagttGAAcctgaagaaaaaaagacgaaattgaagactgaaaaagaaatactaaAAACTATGGTTTCTTTGTCTGTTGTGGACAATGAAATGA atgtaaGTTCTATTCAGAAGAATAATTTGAGCAGTAGCAAATTgaatatcgtgaaaaatacATTGAGTATAAATATgcctaataaaataaatgtgccAGAATATTCATTCGGAGATGCGAAAATTCAAAAGTTCTTCCAGGATTCTATGAAAGTTTTTGATGGTTGTTATGAAAAGGATTTTGCCAATAATTCAGAATTACAATGTTTGCTTCAACAATTAGATAAGAAGTGGAATATGTATCCTGATCAATCTGATCAGGAGGTATTAATATCATCATTAATACCTTTAAATCAAAAAGATCAAGTTAATCATTCAATACAAATACAAGACTCAAAAATTGCTTCTGTTAGTAATTTCGATAGGATAAAGAGGTACGCAAGAATTCAGaagttttcattattaatataa
- the LOC133666907 gene encoding interaptin yields the protein MKDVFTQTGNNVKNSSNLSLTNGKKLRKKFFFSRKRKESRNVSNISMHDDRIESRSSIFLKDHVKSLTHQRSNNQKKQSNLMKCQSDESCVCKTTDSTHSLSESKKEEIKKCAKCKVETFATIPLSQVVRPSMFDAMIYRKKPPMYPKKTKNELSIQPNVSNTTSKKISPFKKLLETSKKSTEKQSSHTKKFNWKNKIESLVDREAREMRALKAYNEVTLVKYKKELEAKKKLSSGKSINPDANPESFKDRSSSSKKSNLSERSKKNIHKTIESFYERFHDDYIDKENFTVDATTETEPLFNIPIKTPSVKIHNVSNEKYSCSKLSKVNKVTDKLLDNFDRLHGGQAKQDTKKNKQTGEIDIRKQYTKYSKPKKLPDDDYTSILSMKKLEGTQKGRELERTPAKENVRDYLESTEVPSDTDQLLFFESRIDSTNIAGPSIKGDHNKQSSSIEGVDFGAQTGNLLTTIKSTILQKVTSSWSSSSIDQNTKEPQVHDYQAQFPSQMFEIESVQEVDYKDEEETTSEINVNYENVTELVPERKDQMETKPILEVETKVDLEKEIKLTSKMEYQQEEMKPTLKIEKNVDLKEEIERNVDPKEEIERNVDLKEEIERNVDFKEEIERNVDLKEEIERNVDLKEEIERNVDLKEESEPIRETPEIEVDKQEIDNSKVSKDKEEKEIKENISKDILQISCTECINFEEEVQNAEEIEEIRRSSLEVMSSEPQIRETSSNFRNFRRNINMSYVGNGVILSNSNSPRGNPRPWDIVDEDTIRMLHNAFSYRSVDTSFDFFREILMVDGETIRMLHNVFSYQSFNASLDFPREILTIDDILNRSLEYPIDEFIFQSDRELVMGLTMEQLPPMSYEHHHAIFTTIRQFQNLDEEDQEDGICDLYITTIDHEDLPIEMEATDEFDDDDEVEHTEFRINELLTTMIRILRNLNDRGYNLEDIFRLFEIFREPSNDEEDMIEEIEEEDEEEEEKNEEMEEQIQEENKILQFIKEDIFTNIKFPIVVKWTDLIPDSSPIENNETEELDITLKETELSKINLFSLKDDSYDKLTYFGTNLELLPIERCITYGVLEKVHEENEIIDSEETKKIEKNEEIIAIEDIVDLKEVKEMWKHKHIEVEEDVAYQMIEENINDTSFKEIYVDKDIQLTDDEENENNDLRTTDEEMFECEENNIDIDIDVKSDFEEIKEIKEKIKEEVKEVKEEVKKEVKEIKEEVKEEIKEEKKEEIKEQLSLYTIFIFGLVVLYFYIQYYYKEIFTFKQIPASSSSLKPFEIHAMPTSTTTFLKNSRIIKKIKKESKEERLSENKKEIDHDSLKSVIDFETSEISSFTDSEYNFDSNVHKTSWTNLRMIHGHSSKEIGNEVKRIEIHSIFMSDNNLIINSSNNQLQDEIDICLDEKLESLSPHYSLVRNSSQMNIIEFYEKDNKLQFIEPDLKLLELRLAQEEIETLQYKDDDSSSTKSVQHENETKLFEVASYNSYAKVKISEKEQLQKNHAINRKDSPRKSELSVFYEIPVEHEESEEQQYVSEKIIFSKRNEQVEEVRLSVEQNKQPSNLAQFMETTDSFDSTYTKISEVSRNTVSVDLNKSSMEDFTIGSNESYESHESNQSNEDR from the exons ATGAAGGACGTCTTCACGCAAACCggcaataatgtaaaaaactCCTCCAACCTTAGCCTcacgaatggaaaaaaattacgcaagaaattcttcttctcaCGCAAACGAAAAGAATCAAGAAACGTTTCTAATATTAGTATGCACGATGACAGAATCGAATCGCGAAGTTCAATATTCTTGAAAGATCATGTTAAATCCCTTACACATCAGAGATCTAATAATCAAAAGAAGCAGTCCAATTTAATGAAGTGCCAATCCGACGAGTCCTGCGTGTGCAAAACGACAGACAGCACGCATTCACTTTCAGaatcaaagaaagaagagattaaaaaatgcgCCAAATGTAAAGTGGAAACTTTTGCCACGATTCCATTGTCACAGGTGGTTCGTCCATCGATGTTCGACGCGATGATCTATCGTAAAAAGCCTCCTATGTATccaaagaaaactaaaaacgAACTTTCTATTCAACCCAATGTCTCTAACACaacttcgaaaaaaatatcaccgtTCAAGAAACTTCTGGAAACATCTAAGAAATCAACGGAAAAACAATCGTCCCATACGAAAAAGTTCAattggaagaataaaatagaatcgtTGGTAGATAGGGAAGCACGGGAAATGAGAGCTCTGAAAGCTTATAATGAAGTCACtttagtaaaatataagaaggaATTGGAagctaaaaagaaattatcctcGGGAAAAAGCATTAATCCTGATGCTAATCCTGAAAGTTTCAAAGAtcgatcttcttcttcgaagAAGAGTAACTTATCTGAAcgttcaaagaaaaatattcataaaactaTAGAATCGTTTTATGAACGTTTTCACGATGATTATATAGACAAAGAAAACTTTACTGTGGATGCAACGACAGAAACAGAACCGTTGTTCAATATCCCTATTAAAACGCCAAGTGTAAAAATTCATAACGTTTCGAACGAGAAGTATTCTTGCTCGAAATTGTCCAAAGTCAACAAAGTGACTGACAAGctattagataattttgataGGCTGCATGGTGGACAAGCGAAGCAAGATACGAAGAAGAACAAACAAACTGGTGAAATAGATATAAGAAAACAGTACACTAAATACAGCAAACCGAAAAAATTGCCAGACGATGATTATACTTCGATACTATCTATGAAAAAGTTAGAAGGTACGCAGAAAGGTCGTGAATTGGAGAGGACACCTGCTAAGGAAAATGTCAGAGATTACTTGGAGAGTACAGAAGTGCCATCTGACACTGatcaattactttttttcgaATCACGCATAGACAGCACAAATATCGCGGGACCTTCAATTAAGGGCGACCATAATAAGCAATCTTCGTCAATAGAAGGTGTGGATTTTGGTGCACAAACTGGCAATTTATTGACAACCATAAAGTCTACTATCCTTCAAAAAGTTACTTCATCATGGTCCTCTAGTAGTATTGatcaaaatacaaaagaacCACAAGTACAtg ATTATCAAGCTCAATTTCCAAGTCAGATGTTTGAAATCGAATCAGTACAAGAAGTTGATTATAAGGATGAAGAAGAAACAACTTcagaaattaatgtaaattatgagAATGTAACAGAATTAGTACCAGAAAGAAAAGATCAAATGGAAACGAAACCAATCTTAGAAGTAGAAACTAAAGTAGAtctcgaaaaagaaatcaaattgaCATCCAAAATGGAATATCAGCAAGAGGAAATGAAACCAacgttaaaaatcgaaaaaaatgttgatctcaaagaagaaatcgaaagaaatgttGATCCcaaagaagaaatcgaaagaaatgttGATCtcaaagaagaaatcgaaagaaatgtcgatttcaaagaagaaatcgaaagaaatgttGATCtcaaagaagaaatcgaaagaaatgttGATCtcaaagaagaaatcgaaagaaatgttGATCTCAAAGAGGAAAGTGAACCAATTCGAGAAACGCCAGAAATCGAAGTCGATAAacaagaaattgataattctaaagtttcgaaagataaagaagagaaagaaataaaagaaaatatttcaaaagatattcttcaaatatctTGCACAGAATGTATCAATTTTGAAGAAGAGGTTCAAAACGcagaagaaatagaagaaatcaGAAGGAGTAGCCTCGAAGTAATGTCGAGCGAACCTCAAATAAGAGAAACTTCatcaaattttagaaatttcagaAGAAACATTAATATGAGCTACGTCGGTAATGGTGTTATTTTAAGCAATTCTAATTCTCCAAGGGGAAATCCACGTCCATGGGACATAGTGGATGAGGATACAATTAGAATGCTTCACAACGCTTTTTCTTATCGATCTGTAGATACTTCTTTCGATTTCTTCCGAGAAATTCTGATGGTAGATGGGGAGACTATCAGAATGCTCCACAACGTATTCTCTTACCAATCATTTAACGCCTCGTTAGACTTTCCTCGAGAAATTCTGACaattgatgatattttaaatagatcctTGGAATATCCAATCGAcgagtttatttttcaatctgaCAGAGAATTGGTCATGGGTCTTACCATGGAACAACTTCCTCCAATGTCTTACGAACATCATCATGCTATTTTTACTACCATACGACAGTTTCAAAATTTGGACGAAGAGGATCAAGAGGATGGTATTTGCGATTTATACATCACTACTATCGATCACGAAGATTTGCCCATCGAAATGGAGGCTACGGACGAGTTTGATGATGACGATGAAGTCGAACATACCGAGTTTAGAATAAACGAACTTTTGACGACCATGATTCGAATCCTACGGAATTTGAATGATCGTGGATACAATTTGGAGGATATTTTCAGACTGTTCGAGATTTTTCGAGAACCTTCGAACGATGAAGAAGATATGatagaagaaattgaagaagaagacgaagaagaagaagaaaagaatgaagaaaTGGAAGAGCAAATACAGGAAGAAAACAAGATATTGCAGTTCATTAAAGAAGACATCtttacgaatattaaatttcctatTGTAGTCAAATGGACTGATTTAATACCCGATTCTTCACCTATCGAAAATAACGAAACCGAGGAGCTTGATATTACGCTTAAGGAAACAGAacttagtaaaataaatttgttttctttgaaGGATGACAGTTACGATAAACTTACTTATTTCGGAACGAATTTAGAGTTACTTCCGATAGAACGTTGTATAACTTATGGAGTACTGGAAAAAGTTcacgaagaaaatgaaattatcgatagcgaggaaacgaagaaaatcgaGAAGAACGAGGAAATTATTGCGATCGAAGATATCGTAGATCTTAAAGAAGTTAAAGAAATGTGGAAGCATAAACACATCGAGGTTGAGGAAGATGTTGCGTATCAAATGATCGAGGAAAACATCAATGATACgagttttaaagaaatttacgtTGACAAGGATATCCAATTAACGGACGATGAAGAGAACGAAAATAACGATTTGCGAACGACGGATGAAGAGATGTTCGAATGCGAAGAAAacaatatcgatatcgatatcgatgtAAAATCAGATTTTGAGGAGATTAAAGAGATTAAAGAGAAGATTAAAGAAGAGGTTAAAGAGGTTAAAGAAGAGGTTAAGAAAGAGGTTAAAGAGATTAAAGAAGAGGTTAAAGAGGAGAttaaagaggagaaaaaagaggaaatcaAAGAACAATTGTCTTTGTATACTATCTTCATTTTTGGACTAGTTgtcttgtatttttatattcaatattattataaagaaatatttacatttaaacaaattcccGCGTCCTCATCGAGTTTAAAACCCTTTGAAATTCATGCGATGCCAACGTCGACAACtacattcttaaaaaattcgaggatcataaagaaaattaagaaagaaagtaaagaAGAGAGACTAAgcgaaaacaaaaaagaaatcgatcacGATTCGTTGAAGAGTGTCATCGATTTCGAAACATCGGAAATTTCTAGTTTCACTGATTCGGAATACAATTTCGATTCCAATGTGCATAAAACGTCCTGGACTAATTTAAGGATGATACATGGGCATAGTTCGAAAGAGATAGGAAACGAAGTGAAAAGGattgaaattcattcaattttcatgtctgataataatttgatcattaattcatcgaataatcaattacaagatgaaatagatatttgtTTGGATGAGAAATTGGAATCGCTTTCTCCGCATTACAGCTTGGTCAGGAATAGCAGCCAAATgaatataatcgaattttacgaaaaagataataagCTTCAATTCATCGAACCTGATCTCAAATTGTTAGAATTGCGTCTTGCCCAGGAAGAGATAGAGACTCTTCAATACAAAGACGATGATTCGAGTTCAACAAAATCTGTGCAGCACGAGAACGAAACAAAGTTGTTCGAAGTGGCGTCGTACAATTCTTACGCGAAGGTAAAGATAAGCGAGAAAGAACAACTTCAAAAGAATCACGCTATAAATCGGAAAGATAGTCCAAGAAAATCAGAATTATCCGTTTTCTACGAAATTCCGGTAGAACACGAAGAGTCAGAAGAGCAACAGTACGTTtccgaaaaaattattttttccaaacgaAACGAGCAGGTTGAAGAGGTTAGGTTATCCGTGGAACAGAACAAGCAACCATCGAATTTGGCACAATTTATGGAAACGACCGACAGTTTCGACTCGACTTATACCAAAATTTCCGAAGTCTCGAGAAACACTGTTTCCGTAGATTTGAACAAATCCTCGATGGAAGATTTCACGATAGGATCGAATGAATCGTACGAGTCGCACGAGTCGAATCAATCGAACGAGGATagatga